A genome region from Triticum aestivum cultivar Chinese Spring chromosome 2B, IWGSC CS RefSeq v2.1, whole genome shotgun sequence includes the following:
- the LOC123044342 gene encoding formin-like protein 5 encodes MALFRKFFLKKTPDRLLEISERVYVFDCCFAAEAMGEDEYRDYLSGIVAQLQDYFPDASFMVSNFWSGDKRSRISDILSEYDMTVMDYPQQYEGCPLLQLEMIHHFLKSCENWLSVEGQQNMLLMHCERGGWPVLAFMLAGLLLYRKTYTGEHKTLEMVYKQARRDFIQQFLKLNPQSSHLRYLHYVTRHGSGSEWPPVSRPLILDSVVLHTVPRFDSEGGCRPYLRIHGQDSSPGNKSAKVLFETPRTKKHLQRHGQAEVSVKISASCRVQGDVVLECIHIGEKLDREETMFRVMFNTAFIQSNVLGLNRDDIDAAWNVNNQFPRDFRAEVLFSDPHSFKPAAALEEVGDDGDETDVASVDTGDEFYEAEEDWHDARRDPDTQSTDGRISLEVGNTESDGGVAVQENGSLGKHVIDEDVKIIISENSGSMNDNGPAPTPTLEDPGGLQQACKVLEKSKLSNISDQEDNAVQDIQVVAASIDSEGRKFGSNCQEDTKGVIAQTLVTATDPSCSDEVQCHTGDSTKISTYTDLDYTAFSSPRILSSVDEDIHLRTLPNEGHQNGDIKIITENTVTLDSELLIYEEKAVVDNGNLVQEVKTVVKEESVISKIDRTATENIVSEDNNSYNVELVKVADTADRRLNHSKSKSDLGDNIHAKKSSLQDSIVVLPANEISIEMKTKREECGGRQDFGMPLPQRKIEARDDKSLSSVSKKIPVGNAPGSVLLEAMLGHNEQLEEQSKPAKPKTIRRWISPKKESETASVRRPSHPPSRYDSSPAALAIRSVSTDNKGNFVKGPSLVLPGMLYGNHLTQDAMLSPRFPARRPLLSAAQAAPRIQATAPAPPPPPPPPFYASSSSATHLAPPPPPPPPPPPPPPPLASVCLSNIPPPPPPPPMSFGAQTRHFAPPPPPPPPPPGLGVRGSIPPPPPPPPRLNGSAVAPPAPPPPPPKPSSSAPPPPPPPPPPPVQSFTTRPGAPPPPPPPPLPVTRSGAPAPPPPPPLPVTRSSAPPPPPPPPLPATRSGAPPPPPPPPPTSYSTAPPPPPPPMTRSGAPPPPPPPPGARPGPPPPPPPPGARPGPPPPPPPPGRPAAPPPPPPPGGRPGAPPPPPPPGRPGAPPPPPPPGRPGAPPPPPPPGAGGRAPPPPPAPGGRLGGPPPPPPPGGRAPAPPRAPGAPPPPGGNPANSLGRGRGAVRPPGSGFGAAAARKSTLKPLHWVKVTRAMQGSLWEELQRNDDPHSVSEFDLSELESLFPAAVPKTDNTSKTDRRKSLGSKPEKVQLIELRRANNTEIMLTKVKMPLPDLVSAALALDQSTLDVDQVENLIKFCPTKEEMELLKNYTGDKQLLGKCELFFLELMKVPRMESKLRVFSFKIQFGSQVADLGKSLKTIDSSCNEIRSSLKLKEIMKKILLLGNTLNQGTARGAAVGFRLDSLLKLTDTRATNNKMTLMHYLCKVLAAKSPQLLNFHVDLVSLEATSKIQLKMLAEEMQAVSKGLEKVEHEFKASESDGPVSEIFREKLKEFTDNAGADVQSLSSLFSEVGKKADQLIKYFGEDPVRCPFEQVMSTLLTFVTMFRKAHEENIKQAELEKKKAQKEAEAEKSKNAQLASKNDSKASNPSRQAKQTLEKTRSTSRRGKDGG; translated from the exons atggcgcTCTTCCGCAAGTTCTTTCTCAAGAAGACGCCGGATCGGCTGCTCGAGATCTCCGAGCGCGTCTATG TGTTCGACTGTTGCTTCGCCGCGGAGGCCATGGGTGAGGATGAGTACAGGGATTACTTGAGTGGCATCGTTGCGCAGTTGCAGGACTACTTTCCCGATGCGTCATTCATGGTCTCCAATTTCTGGTCCGGGGACAAGAGGAGTCGGATTTCAGATATATTGTCTGAGTACGACATGACAGTCATGGACTACCCACAGCAATATGAAGGGTGCCCACTCCTTCAGCTTGAGATGATCCACCATTTCTTGAAATCATGTGAAAATTGGTTGTCAGTGGAAGGGCAGCAGAACATGCTTCTAATGCACTGTGAAAGAGGGGGATGGCCAGTGCTTGCATTCATGTTGGCTGGACTACTTCTATATCGGAAAACGTACACTGGTGAGCACAAGACTCTAGAGATGGTCTACAAGCAGGCTCGCAGGGACTTCATACAGCAATTCCTAAAGTTGAATCCCCAGTCTTCTCATCTGAGGTATTTGCACTATGTAACAAGACATGGAAGTGGTTCAGAATGGCCTCCAGTTAGCCGGCCTCTCATATTGGATTCTGTAGTTCTCCACACAGTTCCTAGATTTGATTCCGAAGGGGGCTGTAGGCCGTATTTGCGTATTCACGGGCAAGACTCAAGTCCTGGTAACAAGAGTGCAAAGGTTCTTTTTGAGACGCCCAGGACCAAGAAACATCTCCAGCGGCATGGGCAG GCTGAAGTTTCGGTGAAAATTAGTGCTTCTTGCCGTGTTCAGGGAGACGTGGTTCTTGAATGCATCCACATTGGCGAAAAACTAGATCGTGAGGAAACAATGTTCCGCGTCATGTTCAACACTGCATTCATTCAATCAAATGTCCTTGGATTGAATCGTGATGATATTGATGCTGCGTGGAATGTGAATAATCAGTTCCCAAGGGACTTCCGAGCTGAG GTACTCTTTTCAGACCCTCATTCCTTCAAGCCCGCTGCTGCATTAGAAGAGGTAGGCGACGACGGAGATGAGACTGATGTTGCTTCCGTAGATACAGGAGATGAGTTTTATGAGGCAGAGGAGGATTGGCATGATGCTAGGAGAGATCCAGATACTCAGTCAACTGACGGAAGAATTTCATTAGAAGTTGGCAACACAGAATCGGATGGTGGGGTGGCAGTTCAGGAAAACGGCAGCCTAGGGAAGCATGTGATTGATGAGGATGTGAAGATTATTATCTCCGAAAATTCAGGTAGCATGAATGACAACGGGCCAGCACCTACTCCAACTTTGGAAGATCCAGGAGGTTTACAGCAGGCATGCAAGGTTCTCGAGAAGTCTAAACTAAGCAACATAAGTGACCAAGAGGACAATGCTGTGCAGGACATACAGGTGGTTGCTGCTTCTATAGACTCAGAAGGGCGCAAGTTTGGATCAAACTGTCAGGAGGATACGAAAGGTGTAATTGCACAAACTTTAGTTACTGCAACAGATCCAAGTTGCAGTGATGAAGTTCAGTGTCACACAGGTGATTCCACGAAAATATCGACATACACTGATCTGGACTACACTGCTTTCAGTTCTCCTAGAATATTATCAAGTGTGGACGAGGATATCCACTTAAGGACATTGCCAAATGAAGGACACCAGAATGGTGACATCAAGATTATTACCGAAAACACAGTAACTTTGGACAGTGAGCTACTGATCTATGAGGAGAAAGCAGTAGTTGATAATGGAAACCTTGTGCAGGAGGTAAAAACTGTTGTCAAGGAAGAGAGTGTTATTTCAAAGATAGACAGAACTGCTACTGAGAATATTGTCTCAGAAGATAATAACAGTTACAATGTAGAACTGGTTAAGGTTGCTGATACAGCTGACAGAAGACTGAATCATAGTAAATCAAAATCTGATCTTGGAGATAACATACATGCGAAGAAAAGCAGTCTGCAGGATAGTATTGTTGTGTTACCAGCTAATGAAATATCAATAGAAATGAAAACCAAGCGAGAAGAGTGTGGTGGCAGACAGGATTTTGGCATGCCTCTTCCTCAAAGAAAAATAGAAGCTAGGGATGATAAATCCTTGTCCTCAGTATCAAAGAAGATACCAGTAGGTAATGCACCTGGGTCAGTGTTACTGGAGGCAATGCTTGGGCATAACGAACAACTGGAAGAACAATCAAAGCCGGCCAAACCAAAAACAATACGTAGATGGATCTCACCCAAGAAGGAATCTGAAACTGCCTCTGTGCGTAGGCCATCGCACCCTCCATCCAGATATGACAGTTCTCCAGCTGCACTAGCTATCCGTTCCGTGTCTACAGATAACAAAGGCAATTTTGTGAAAGGACCATCTCTAGTACTACCTGGAATGCTGTACGGCAATCACTTAACACAAGATGCAATGTTGTCTCCTCGATTCCCTGCACGACGACCCTTGTTGTCAGCTGCACAAGCTGCGCCAAGAATCCAAGCTACAGCTCCTGctccacccccaccaccaccacctccatttTATGCTTCTTCAAGTTCAGCTACGCATCTagcacctccaccaccaccaccgccaccaccgccaccgccaccaccaccactggctTCAGTATGCTTGTCAAACatacctccccctcctcctcctcctcctatgtcTTTTGGAGCACAAACACGGCACTTtgcacctccccctcctcccccacctccGCCCCCAGGGTTAGGGGTCCGTGGAAGcattccaccaccacctccacctccgccaaGGTTAAATGGCAGTGCTGTTGCTCCACCtgcgcctccacctccaccaccgaaACCAAGTTCAAGTGctccgcccccgcccccacccccaccgCCGCCTCCAGTTCAATCCTTCACAACACGTCCAGgtgctcctcctccaccaccacctcccccGCTTCCGGTGACACGTTCTGGTgctccagctccaccaccacctcccccGCTTCCAGTGACACGttctagtgctccacctccaccaccacctcccccGCTTCCAGCGACACGTTCTggtgctccacctccaccaccaccaccacctcccacatcATATTCTactgctccgccaccaccaccacctccgatGACCCGTTCAGGAGCACCacctcccccgccccctcctcctggtGCACGCCCTGGACCTccacctcccccaccccctccaggTGCACGTCCTGGCCCTCCACCTCCCCCGCCTCCTCCAGGCCGACCAGCAGCTCCACCTCCCCCACCTCCTCCAGG AGGCCGACCAGGAGCTCCACCTCCCCCACCTCCTCCAGGCCGACCAGGAGCTCCACCTCCCCCACCTCCTCCAGGCCGACCAGGCGCTCCACCTCCCCCACCTCCACCTGGAGCTGGAGGGagagcacctccaccaccacctGCACCTGGAGGAAGGCTTGGtgggcctcctccacctcctcctccaggtGGCCGTGCACCAGCTCCTCCTAGAGCACCaggcgcaccaccaccaccaggaggCAATCCCGCAAACTCTTTAGGTAGAGGGCGTGGTGCTGTACGTCCTCCAGGGTCAGGTTTTGGGGCTGCAGCCGCACGCAAATCAACATTGAAGCCGCTGCATTGGGTCAAAGTGACAAGAGCTATGCAAGGCAGTCTCTGGGAGGAATTGCAGCGAAATGATGACCCACATAG TGTATCGGAGTTTGATTTGTCAGAACTCGAGAGCCTTTTTCCAGCAGCCGTACCAAAAACGGATAACACCTCCAAAACCGACAGAAGAAAATCTCTTGGATCAAAGCCAGAGAAAGTTCAGCTG ATTGAGTTGAGGAGGGCAAACAACACGGAGATCATGCTTACAAAAGTGAAGATGCCGCTGCCAGACTTGGTG AGTGCGGCACTGGCACTGGATCAGTCTACCTTGGATGTTGATCAAGTGGAAAACCTCATAAAGTTCTGTCCTACGAAAGAGGAAATGGAGCTTCTTAAG AACTACACCGGAGACAAGCAACTTCTTGGGAAATGTGAACTG TTCTTCCTAGAACTGATGAAAGTCCCACGAATGGAGTCAAAACTGAGAGTATTCTCCTTCAAGATCCAGTTTGGTTCACAAGTCGCAGATCTTGGGAAAAGTTTGAAAACCATAGACTCTTCATGTAATGAG ATCCGAAGTTCTCTCAAGTTGAAGGAAATAATGAAGAAAATACTGCTCCTTGGAAATACGTTGAACCAGGGAACTGCTAGAG GTGCTGCAGTTGGCTTCCGGTTGGATAGTCTGCTAAAACTTACAGATACCCGGGCAACAAATAATAAGATGACATTAATGCACTACCTCTGCAAG GTGCTTGCTGCAAAATCACCACAGCTTTTGAACTTCCATGTGGATCTTGTTAGTTTAGAAGCTACATCAAAG ATACAACTGAAAATGTTAGCAGAAGAAATGCAAGCAGTCAGTAAAGGGCTGGAAAAAGTTGAGCACGAGTTTAAAGCTTCAGAAAGTGATGGTCCAGTGTCAGAAATTTTCCGTGAG AAACTGAAAGAGTTCACTGACAATGCTGGAGCAGATGTGCAGTCATTGTCTTCATTGTTCTCTGAAGTG GGAAAAAAGGCTGATCAATTGATCAAATATTTTGGTGAGGACCCTGTCCGTTGCCCATTTGAGCAAG